A stretch of DNA from Candidatus Ancaeobacter aquaticus:
CGGGATATTGTTATCTTCAAGTATTTTTTTAGCATTTAAAATATTTTCCTTGGAATTAGTCGATTGATTCTCAATAATAATTACATCAGAAGGAACACCTTTTGCCATCATTATTTCCTTGAATATTTCAGCTTCTGATTTTCCTTCCGCATTATCTATTTTATAATCTGACTCCATTATGTTTTTACGCAGTAATTTTGTTTCATTATCCGGACCGATTACCTTGCTGGCACCGCCGGAAATGCAAATCATTTTGGCTTTTTTCTGATTATATAATTCAACCGCTTTTTCAACTGTTTCAATCCGACTGTTTCCTAAAACTAACATTAAATCAACAGGCTCATCCGGCAATTCGTCTCTCTGCGCCAGAAATTCAATGATTTTCTGTTCATAACTCTTTGGTTCTGCAAGTTTTAAATCAAAAACGTTATGTTCATTTTCAGCAGTCATATCGAACTGCCCAAATCGAAAATTATTTATTGTCATCTTTAAATTTTTTCCAAATATACCTTCTTTATTATATTTATTAATAACTTCCTTTATCTTAATAATTTGTTCAGGCGTATATTTATCACTTTTAATACGGCCTATACTCATATGAACTATATCAGGCTTAAACCAGTCCTTAAACCTTCCGTCAAGATCTAACCTGCTTCTCACCTCCAATATCTTCTTTGTGAAATCTCCATCTGTTATACGCATAATGATTACGCCATTATTTGTAAGTTCCAACTCACCTGTAAATGATGCCTCTCCTTCCTCAATTCCCTTCAAGGATTCCAATAAATCATTCTTTGTTTTTACAATATCTTTTCTTTCAAGTATTTCATCAATAAACACTCTTTTTCTCGTAGAAATACTCATATGAAAATTCTCGGGTGAATTTAATTGAAGGACTTCCTCAGAACACGCATCCCTGAGATCTTTGGCAAGTTTTTCCAATTCATCTATCACTTCTTTATTAAAACCTCTCACCAATAAAATCACCATGTCAGTCAGATTTTTATCTCCAGCATTAAAATGTGTATTCAGCATAGTTTTTAATTCTTCCGGATTAACATTCAACAACTTTTCAAGGTATATTTGAGGGTTCTCGGAAGTAATATAATCACCATAAAAAACATTTGAATACGGAAGCCCTCTTTTAAACCAATTAAAACAAAGCAGTGCTCGCCCTGTAAGACGTTTTCCTAAATCAGGGTAATTTTCAGCAATTGTTTTTATTTTACCTATTATATCTTTTTCATAAACAGAATCATCGCTTACCATCATTTTTTCAAGATTTTTAAACACCGGCAGCGCGTCAACTTCCTCCGCCGAGATCGTTTCATTAATTGAACCGGGTACCGCGGCAAGCGGCTGTTTTTGAGCAACTTTTCGGTCGGTTACGACCCCTCTTACTTCTCCAATGATCTCCTTGAATCCGTCCCGTTGACCTTCTGATTGAGGAGCAAGGCAGGCTTTACTGTACGCATTCTGAGGGGCGGCTAAAACAGTGTTTGTGAACATAAAAGCAGCACATACAACAAGCGATATTGCCTTTACCGCGATTTTGCGCCTCGCAAGATATGTCTTCATATACCCCATCCCCGTAAGATAGTTATAATTATCTGTAAACCCTCAATCAAACATAATAATTATACCTGAAAGATCCACACTTGTCAAGGGCACCACAAAAAGTCCACAGCTTTGAAGAATCAAGGGGATTTTTTGCGTATTTCTTTGCAGGGATAAGAGTTCAAGATTCAGAGACAAAAAGGTAGTGCAACTTAAATTACAGAATGCTAATACATAGGAGGCACCGGCTAGA
This window harbors:
- a CDS encoding YdcF family protein, encoding MKTYLARRKIAVKAISLVVCAAFMFTNTVLAAPQNAYSKACLAPQSEGQRDGFKEIIGEVRGVVTDRKVAQKQPLAAVPGSINETISAEEVDALPVFKNLEKMMVSDDSVYEKDIIGKIKTIAENYPDLGKRLTGRALLCFNWFKRGLPYSNVFYGDYITSENPQIYLEKLLNVNPEELKTMLNTHFNAGDKNLTDMVILLVRGFNKEVIDELEKLAKDLRDACSEEVLQLNSPENFHMSISTRKRVFIDEILERKDIVKTKNDLLESLKGIEEGEASFTGELELTNNGVIIMRITDGDFTKKILEVRSRLDLDGRFKDWFKPDIVHMSIGRIKSDKYTPEQIIKIKEVINKYNKEGIFGKNLKMTINNFRFGQFDMTAENEHNVFDLKLAEPKSYEQKIIEFLAQRDELPDEPVDLMLVLGNSRIETVEKAVELYNQKKAKMICISGGASKVIGPDNETKLLRKNIMESDYKIDNAEGKSEAEIFKEIMMAKGVPSDVIIIENQSTNSKENILNAKKILEDNNIPHDTVIILQHPVFQRRAKATVDRWFGEKTRSYSYAPFIPQLKTMNEEERDLFIKKALAEFDKFDEYGPNGKGDIAQVKIPPDISDAYLRLSGYGVIFTQIENIINEYAKSDKNAKDNDGDHPVLKKLVPLIRNHHALLDKSKGEELMRIMTAVADKDEDVLKLFEWMLENTPSSYLDIADSWPIGIKTEMKDGAWGKLYFQLKGQGVNTNPINKKEIDRISHIKDMIGGGQDMIRGKYDDLYKSVYQRLGLEDDPRTHPDLTPGLFEEKLKGYSDKKINPIFIEPFYLSLVLHDYGRLLKNKVKISPEIDRPDANQHRISGIYLADDLLEKLGVRTFDREVVKLMIRQHDAFWCLYCLNKYNDYNNFTYPENLLTDIDNTVNKLHEINKKLSKREIRDNLLKLLALVSIADVYSSGDRYLSDSYIKYITRFVDIVSSVDTDPVKELEALIVNTKKIFDEIDNDESLTEEEKIKAKEFWMRNINSAKIGLLKILDMGVPSLNEVQRAYKLLELQA